TGTCGCAAATGTAATCAGGGAAGAACTAAGCTCGTACAACTGCCTGAAAAGCGGTCTCGAACAGATGGAGCTTTTAGTAAACTGGTATCGTGAGAATACAAAGGATAGCGCTATTGGTTTTTTCCAGATAGGCGGCGGTATTGCCGGCGATTTTGCTATTTGTGTTGTGCCGCTAATCCAGCAGGATTTAAAAGAGGATTGCCGTCTTTGGGGCTATTTCGCCCAGATATCCGACAGCACAACCTCTTATGGTTCATACAGCGGGGCGGTGCCTAATGAGAAAATCACCTGGGGCAAGCTTGGCATCGACACCCCGCGTTTTATTATTGAGTCGGATGCCTCGATTGCGGCGCCGCTGATATTTGGCTATGTGCTGGGTAAATAGTAGATATTCGAGGTGATAAGCTGCGGTAAAATATTATATTGCTTAAATGAATCCGCAATTTTTCTAATTATTGTAATAGGCATTCGGCCAAGCAAATAAATCAACTTTTTCCTTGACAGAATTTCTATCCTTAGATAAAATTTTGTGGTTAGGTAAGTTGTTTTGCAGCCGATGATAATATTAAAAGATAAGCTCTTTTTATTTATCTAAGATGAAGGAGGTTTTATTGAAAATTATTTGAACAATTAATATCTTTTTAGCAAACAGTAAAATTTTTAACATCTAACCCTAAGGAGGGATAAATTTGCTGGCAAAACCATTTAAAAAGCTGTCGGTGATATTGCTGATAGCTTTGCTCGCTGGTGTTGCCCTTGCGGGAACAACCGGCAAGATTGCCGGAGTAGTTACCGATGAGCAAACCGGTGAGCCTCTACCCGGTGTCAATGTAGTAATCGCTGGAACAAACATTGGCGCTGCCTCAAATATTGAGGGGAAATTTTTTATAATTAATGTTCCCCCCGGAAAACACACCTTGAAAGTTAATCTCATCGGCTATAGACCGCTTGAGGTTCAAAATGTTGATGTTTCAATCGACTTGACTACCGATCTTGCACTGGAACTATCAACCAAGGCAATAGATGTGGGAGCGATCGTGGTTGAGGCCGAACGCCCCATTATCGAAAAGGATGTAACGTCAACCCGTTTACGGATTACACCTGATGAAATTACTAGCTCAGTAGTAAGCGGTATCCTCAACCGCGCTGCAGTAAATGCCGGCAGCGTGCTGGGTTCTTTCCGCGGCAGCCGTAGTGGAACCGGTGAGGTTGTTTATCTTCTCGATGGAGTTAATCTTACCAATCCTTTGGGGGCGGCGCAAGGTGCCGGTGTCGGTTCCGGAACCGAACATGGCATGGCAACATTCATCCCCGATGAAGCTATTGCGGAAGCCGAGGTTTTAACTGGCGGATTCGGAGCCGAGTATCCAAGCGTGCAGTCTGCTGTTATTAATATCGCCTCAAAGGATGGCGGACAATCTTACAGCGGTAAATTCAAAACCAAATCCTCGCTGGATGTTATACTTGGCAGGGATAACTATCTTGGCGAACGAACTTACGATGAGGATGGCATACCGCTGAGGATACAACCGACATATAATGCCGATGGTGAAATTGAAAGCTGGGAATGGACAAACGATCCGTATATTGATGATTACCGAAGAAATAAACTCTTTGAATTCCGTCAGCACGACTGGTCTTTCGGAGGCCCGATTCCTTTGGATAAAGTTAGCATTCCCGGTGAAATGTCCTTCTTTACCTCGGGAACATATTCTTTCAACCGCGATACGCGTGATTACAGATACTGGCGTAAAACTCAATCTCTTCAGGGTAAACTTACTTACAACATAAGTTCATCCAAAAAGATTACCGTTTCCGGTCTTTCCTCTAAGTCAGATTTTGTGCTCCGGGATGGCGGCACAAACGGTCTTGACAAATTGCTTTACCTCACATGGGGAAAGGAAGTTAATTTTTCCGGACCCGTTTATTACAGCATCGACGGCGAGTATGTAAGGCCGCAAACTCTGGCTGAGGTCGCCGAATACTGGAATGACCTGCTTCATGAAAATTACCCTGATACGGATTTGGTTATTACAGCCGACAGCCTTCAGCAGTATTATGTAATAACCCCATTAGGAGTCGATACGGTTTATCAAACCACTCCTTATGGATGGATTGTGGCTGAGGGTAGAACCAACGATGAAGCTGATTCGGCCTTCTTCTATTATCTTGACATGATTACCGACTCTGCTAATGCTTTTCCTGTAGATGCTAACAACAATACTATCCCCTTTGATACATCAATGACAACCGCAGTAAATGCCGCTATAGACAGCTTGGAAAATCAGGGCTGGGCGCGCACTTATACAGGTTATGATATGTCATTAAGCCAGTACCGCAACGAATCGTGGTCTGATGAATTTTCAATTAAATTCACCAACAACCTTAGCCCGAGCAGCTTTTACAATTTGAGCTTTTCGCGGTTTACAACCTCAAGGGATGCCAGGACTCTCGACCCATGGGATAATAATCCGCTTTCATTCGGCGAGATGCTGGAAGAAAGGTTCTTATCTCCCGGTCAAATTGAATATCTAAAATTCTGGATCAATCCAATGAACCTTGGACGCCGCAGAACAACCGATGACGGTCAGAAAGTATATTCATTCAAAGGCGACTTCACAAGCCAGATAAATGATGCCAATTTAGCTAAAATGGGTTTTGAGTACAAGAAATTCGATCTTTATAAAGAACATACTTCAATAGCTTCCGGCGGCAATTCATACAATGATATTTTCCATGTTAAACCATGGCAATTAGGCGCTTATATCCAGAATAAACTGGAAAGCGAAGGCATGATTCTTAATATTGGATTGCGTTTTGATTATTTCGACCCGAATACCTTTGTGCCGAGCGATTTTTCTGATCCGTTATTGCCTGAATATGAGCATGATACGCAAAATATCGGCAATATATTCAACCTTGAGAAAAGATTAAAAGGTCCGGTGAGCGCTAAAACAAAGAGCCAGATTTCCCCGCGAGTTGGTGTAAGCTACCCTATCACCGAGAAAGATGTGCTTCATATAACCTATGGCCACTATTTCCAACTGCCTATGTTCGATTATTTCTATATGAATCATGGTTACGATCTCAGAGGCGCTTATAAATATGTTGGCAATCCTAATCTTGAAGAGGAAAAGACTGTCGCCTATGAGGCAGGCCTTGAACATGGATTCAATGACTTTTTCAAACTGGCTATAACCGGCTTTTTCAAGGATGTTTCAAACCTGACCAACTATAAAAAAGTAATCTCTACTTCGGGCATAATCTGGGTTCGCAGTAATAGCGATTATGCAAGAATGAAAGGTTTCGAACTTACGTTTTCACAGAGGTCATGGAATAACATTTCCGGTGTGGCAACATATACCTACCAGATATCTCGCGGTCGGGCTGCGGATGATTACCAGTCATTCCAGGATGATTACAACAACCTTAAACCCAGAACCGAGGACTACCCGCTTGATTCCGACCAAAGACATACAGCCAGAATCAATGTTAATTACCGCATCCCGAAAGACAAGGGATACATACTTGGCGATTGGGGCATTGATGTATTCTGGATCTACGGTTCGGGAACGCCATATACTTCTTCGAATACCCCACCTCCTCCAGCGCTGCCGGATATTAATGGTGAAACATTCCCGTACTCATGGAGACTTGATTTGAGATTCGATAAAGGCTTTCAGCTTTATAAGACTTTTCAAACCAAGATATTCTGTGAAATTAGAAACGTTACCGACCGCGCTGACATTATAAATTCTTATGATGTCAAACGTTATAATCTGTATGGAGAACCTGGCGGACAATTTGCCGATCCGGGTGTTTATTCAGCCCCGCGCAGAATATTGGTGGGTATGGAGGCAAGATTTTAGGATTATGACCAAATCAAATTGGATAAATGTCTGGAAAAAAAGATATGGAGGAATTTCATAAAATGAGAAAAATCCTTAAACCGGGTATTAAAGTTGGCTTGATTATTTTTTGTGCCATTTTAATATTTGGTCTATCAGGACCAAATCTTATGGCAATGAATAAGCAAGTTGCCCAAAACCCGATGTATTACTCTGGAATGGGAAAAGTGTTCCAGGGAAGCGATACGTTAGTATGTAATGTTGGAATGGTAGAAAACTTTATAGGTAATTCAACCTATACTAAAGCCACCGGCACCCAGGAATGGAGCATCTTGATAGGCGATGATTCTCAGGCATATTCCTCAATGGTCTGGAAAACGCCTGCCGTCTATCAAAATAACAGCTATCTGTATTTCGGCAGCCTGCGCTTAGGTTATCAGGATCATATCATTCACTTGGCTGAAGATAGGGCTACAAATATTGTAGTTAAAAAATATGGCGTTGACGAAGACGCCATAAGCCTTTTTGATACCGATTTTTATATTGATGACCAATCTTCTATTGTGCCGGCAGCCTACAAAGTTGGCGTTGGCATCCGTCAGAAAACCTATGCCTGGTCCGAGTCGTATAGAGATGATTTTATCATCTATGATTACTGGATATATAATCTATCCGGAGATGTAATCGATTCGCTTTATGTCGGTTTTCACAACGACGCTGATGTTTCCTTGGCCGAAGGCGGCTCGGGCGATCAGCAGTGGAGTATTGATGATTTGCCCGGCTATTACCGCGATGATGTTGCCAAGGAGTATATCTCCTATGTGTTCGATGGCGACAACCCTAATATTCCCGGCGATGATTTGGGCGGACACCGTTCACCTAAAGAGTCTGCGGGTTATATAGGCAGCCGCCTGCTGTTTACCCCACCGCGTAGCGGAGCAGCCAGCAGCGATACAACTATTCAAACCGGACACGGTTGGTGGAATTGGAATAACGACCCTTCGGAAGCTAACGGTTTTAAAGACTGGTATGAAAAATTAATTAAAACTGAGTTTATGGCTCCGCCTCCATCGCCGTTTGACTACCGATATTTCCAGAAATGCGGACCCTTTTCAATACCGGCAGACGATTCAATTCGTGTAGTCTATGCTTTTGGTGTTGGTGAAGGATTAGAGGGTTTGCGTGAAAACCTCGAATGGGCTGATTACCTCTACGAACATAATTGGA
The sequence above is a segment of the Candidatus Zixiibacteriota bacterium genome. Coding sequences within it:
- a CDS encoding TonB-dependent receptor, whose product is MLAKPFKKLSVILLIALLAGVALAGTTGKIAGVVTDEQTGEPLPGVNVVIAGTNIGAASNIEGKFFIINVPPGKHTLKVNLIGYRPLEVQNVDVSIDLTTDLALELSTKAIDVGAIVVEAERPIIEKDVTSTRLRITPDEITSSVVSGILNRAAVNAGSVLGSFRGSRSGTGEVVYLLDGVNLTNPLGAAQGAGVGSGTEHGMATFIPDEAIAEAEVLTGGFGAEYPSVQSAVINIASKDGGQSYSGKFKTKSSLDVILGRDNYLGERTYDEDGIPLRIQPTYNADGEIESWEWTNDPYIDDYRRNKLFEFRQHDWSFGGPIPLDKVSIPGEMSFFTSGTYSFNRDTRDYRYWRKTQSLQGKLTYNISSSKKITVSGLSSKSDFVLRDGGTNGLDKLLYLTWGKEVNFSGPVYYSIDGEYVRPQTLAEVAEYWNDLLHENYPDTDLVITADSLQQYYVITPLGVDTVYQTTPYGWIVAEGRTNDEADSAFFYYLDMITDSANAFPVDANNNTIPFDTSMTTAVNAAIDSLENQGWARTYTGYDMSLSQYRNESWSDEFSIKFTNNLSPSSFYNLSFSRFTTSRDARTLDPWDNNPLSFGEMLEERFLSPGQIEYLKFWINPMNLGRRRTTDDGQKVYSFKGDFTSQINDANLAKMGFEYKKFDLYKEHTSIASGGNSYNDIFHVKPWQLGAYIQNKLESEGMILNIGLRFDYFDPNTFVPSDFSDPLLPEYEHDTQNIGNIFNLEKRLKGPVSAKTKSQISPRVGVSYPITEKDVLHITYGHYFQLPMFDYFYMNHGYDLRGAYKYVGNPNLEEEKTVAYEAGLEHGFNDFFKLAITGFFKDVSNLTNYKKVISTSGIIWVRSNSDYARMKGFELTFSQRSWNNISGVATYTYQISRGRAADDYQSFQDDYNNLKPRTEDYPLDSDQRHTARINVNYRIPKDKGYILGDWGIDVFWIYGSGTPYTSSNTPPPPALPDINGETFPYSWRLDLRFDKGFQLYKTFQTKIFCEIRNVTDRADIINSYDVKRYNLYGEPGGQFADPGVYSAPRRILVGMEARF